CTTTACGCAACACTACTGTTACAACAACAATGCCCGATAAAATCGGGCGCTTTTCAACCAATTAAGATTAAATCGTTTTTTCGACTTGGCGAAATTCGAGTTCAACCTGAGTTGGTCGATTAAATACATTAATCGTCAACGTTAAACGTGACTTATCGTATTGAACTTCTTCCACCACACCTTTAAAGTCTGTGAATGGACCGTCAATAACAAGTAATTCTTCACCTGGCTCAAACATCGTTTTAGGACGTGGTGCTTCACCAGTATTACGTACACGCGCAAGAATCGCATCTGCTTCACGCTGAGTGATTGGTGCTGGTTTTTCAGGTGTACCACCGATAAAACCTAGAACCTTTGGACATTCTTTAACAATATGCCAAGTATCATCATTCATTTCCATTTCGACTAACACATAGCCAGGAAAGAATTTACGCTCAGATTTACGTTTCTTACCATCCTTCATTTCCACCACTTCTTCGGTAGGAACAAGGACATCACCAAAGCTATCAGCAACAGCGCTACGCTGGATTCGTTCTGTAAGTGAACGCAACACTTGTTTTTCATAGCCAGAGTAGGCATGAATAATGTACCAACGTTTCATAGCTCTTTTACCCGATAATCAACTTAATTAACCAACCCAAACCATAGTCAAAGCACCATAAAACCAGTGATGCCACAACTACAACCAATAGAACCTGCCACGAAGTAGTGACTGTTTCTTGTTTTGTTGGCCAAGTTACTCGACGCAATTCGACTCGTGCATCTTTTAGCAAACGAACGAAGCCTTTACCTTGATGGGTGGCGTATAATAAACCTAAAGCCACAACGATACAAGCAAAAATTGCCCCAACGCGCACCCAAACATTATTTGCAGGCGCCCAATACGCTGGTAAGTGCTGATTCACCATGGTAGCTAAAAGCAACAATGCTATTGCAATCACCCATAGAACAATGTCTAGAGGCGAACCAGAACGAACAACTTCAGCAGAATTATTTCTTTGAGGAATTGGCGCGTCGCTCAATGCGTCACGCGATTTATCATTCGACATTTTTGTACTCGTCGTAGAACTCGCGACTTATTATATGAACAACTAAGCCAGCATCAAGCTTTTTATTTCAAAATATGGCAGGTCAGGAGGGACTCGAACCCCCAACATTCGGTTTTGGAGACCGACGCTCTACCAATTGAACTACTGACCTATAATGCAAGTTGAGAGCCAAAGCCCTCAACCTGAGACGTAATCCGTCACTATAATATGCTTATGCAGTTACTTTCGCAACAACACCAGCACCTACAGTACGACCACCTTCACGGATCGCAAAACGTAGACCTGGGTCCATTGCGATTGGGTGGATTAATTCTACTGACATTTCAACGTTGTCGCCTGGCATAACCATTTCAACGCCGTCTTGTAATTGGATTGCACCAGTTACGTCAGTTGTACGGAAGTAGAACTGTGGACGGTAACCATTTAAGAATGGAGTGTGACGACCACCTTCTTCTTTAGAAAGTACGTATACTTCTGCGTCGAATTTAGTGTGCGGCTTGATTGTACCTGGTTTAGCAAGTACTTGACCACGTTGTACGTCTTCACGCTTAGTACCACGAAGTAAGATACCACAGTTCTCACCTGCACGGCCTTCGTCAAGAAGTTTACGGAACATTTCTACGCCAGTTACAGTTGTTTTAACTGTATCTTTAATACCAACGATCTCTACTTCTTCACCAACTTTAACGATACCAGCTTCTACACGGCCTGTTACTACAGTACCACGACCAGAAATTGAGAATACGTCTTCGATTGGCATTAAGAATGCTTTGTCGATAGCACGTTCTGGTTCTGGGATGTAAGAGTCAAGCGCTTCAACAAGAGCAAGAACTGAAGGCTCGCCATATTGACCAGCATCACCTTCCAACGCTTTAAGCGCAGAACCACGGATAACTGGAGTGTCATCACCTGGGAAGTCATAAGTAGAAAGAAGTTCACGAACTTCCATTTCTACTAATTCAAGTAATTCTTCATCATCAACAAGGTCACACTTGTTCAAGAATACGATGATGTAAGGTACACCAACCTGACGAGAAAGAAGGATGTGTTCACGAGTTTGTGGCATTGGACCGTCAGTCGCAGCACACACAAGGATCGCGCCGTCCATCTGAGCAGCACCAGTAATCATGTTTTTAACGTAATCGGCGTGGCCCGGGCAGTCAACGTGCGCGTAGTGACGAATTGGTGAATCGTATTCTACGTGTGAAGTATTAATTGTAATACCACGTGCTTTTTCTTCAGGTGCTGAGTCGATTTGTGAGTAATCTTTCGCTTCACCGCCGTAAGTTTTTGCACAAATAGTTGCAATCGCAGCAGTTAAAGTTGTTTTACCATGGTCAACGTGACCGATTGTGCCCACGTTTACGTGTGGCTTATTACGTTCAAACTTAGCCTTAGCCATGTTTATAGTCCTCGTTTACGTCGAACACAATTCTGAGCAAAAACCCAGCATCGACATATCGCCAAAAAAAATCAAACACCCAATACTTGAAAAGCAGACTAATAAGCCTGCTTTTTAAATCTTTGTAGAAAACCTACTAAACTGTATCTGGAGCTCTTATCGAGATTTGAACTCGAGACCTCTCCCTTACCAAGGGAGTGCTCTACCACTGAGCTATAAGAGCGATTATCCTTCGATGGAGCGGGAGACGAGGATCGAACTCGCGACATGCAGCTTGGAAGGCTGCCGCTCTACCAACTGAGCTACTCCCGCACTGTGTTGGTATATATACCACTTCAATCGAAGTTAATGGTGGTGAGAGAAGGATTCGAACCTTCGAAACTTTCGTAGCGGAGTTACAGTCCGCCCCCTTTGACCGCTCGGGAATCTCACCATATCACACTTATTTCAGTGTTGTTCTTTACTTCACAACTACACACCTTTAAGATGGTGCCGGCACACGGATTCGAACTGTGGACCTACTGATTACAAGTCAGTTGCTCTACCAACTGAGCTATGCCGGCTCTTCTTAGTGTTTCGTACGTTTCGTATCGGAACGGTGTGCAGTTTAGCAAAACTTCCAAACGATGCAAGCGGTTTTTTTAAAAAAACCGCTAAAAACTCATAAAATCAATCCGTTTGATGATAATTCAACCGCTTTGATCACTGCGCGAGCTTTTATTTGCGTTTCATTCCATTCAGATTCAGGATTTGAGTCCGCAACCAGACCTGCTCCAGCCTGTACATAGACTTTTTTATCTCGGATAACACAAGTACGGATTGCAATCGACATATCCATTTCACCGTGCCATCCTAAATATCCTACTGCCCCACCAAAGACACCTCTTTTTACAGGCTCAACTTCATCAATAATTTCCATTGCACGAATTTTTGGTGCACCTGACAAAGTACCTGCAGGGAAAGTCGCCTTAAATACATCTAGCGCATCAATATCATCACGAACTTCACCTTGTACATTTGAAACAATGTGCATCACATGCGAATAGCGCTCAATCACCATTTGATCAGTCACTTGGACCTTTCCAATTTTGGACACTCGCCCGACATCATTTCGACCAAGGTCAATCAGCATTAAATGCTCTGCGATTTCTTTTTCATCAGAAAGTAAGTCTTTTTCTAAAGCAATATCTTCTTCTTTAGTTTTTCCACGAGGTCTGGTACCTGCAAGCGGACGTACTGTCGCAATCCCATTTTCGAGGCGAGAAAGAATTTCTGGTGATGACCCTACAATATGAAATGGCTTTTTATCTGTAATAGTTTGTCCTTGTACCAAAAATAAATAAGGAGAAGGATTTAAATGACGCAAAGCACGATAGACCTGTAAAGCTTCACCATCAAAATCAGAAACCATACGCTGGCCTGGCACAACCTGCATCACATCACCCGCACGGATGTATTCTTTAACCTTTTCTATGGTCTCAAGGAATTTTTCTTTGCCGGTAATTGATTCAAAATGTGGAGGTGTATGTGGCTTAGCTTGCAAACTTACTGGTGTAGCCAACAATTGCTCTAATTGATCTAACTTTTGTTGAGCATCTTCATAGGCATTTGGCTGGGTAGTGTCGGCATGAACAATTAAGAATAAAGTATCTTTAAGGTTGTCAAAGACAACAACCGTCTTCGATAGCATCAACCATAAATCTGGCAATGTAATTGGATCAGCCGCAGGGACATTTTTTAAACGTGGTTCTATGTAGCGAACCGCATCATAGCCCAAATATCCCACTAATCCGCCCGTAAAGCTCGGTAAGTTTGGCAACAGTTCAGCAGAAGGCACTTTAAACTGCTTCTGGAATTCACGAATATATTGAAATGGATCTTGGCAATCTTGTTGTGTAATTGAGCC
This genomic stretch from Acinetobacter pittii harbors:
- the tuf gene encoding elongation factor Tu, with translation MAKAKFERNKPHVNVGTIGHVDHGKTTLTAAIATICAKTYGGEAKDYSQIDSAPEEKARGITINTSHVEYDSPIRHYAHVDCPGHADYVKNMITGAAQMDGAILVCAATDGPMPQTREHILLSRQVGVPYIIVFLNKCDLVDDEELLELVEMEVRELLSTYDFPGDDTPVIRGSALKALEGDAGQYGEPSVLALVEALDSYIPEPERAIDKAFLMPIEDVFSISGRGTVVTGRVEAGIVKVGEEVEIVGIKDTVKTTVTGVEMFRKLLDEGRAGENCGILLRGTKREDVQRGQVLAKPGTIKPHTKFDAEVYVLSKEEGGRHTPFLNGYRPQFYFRTTDVTGAIQLQDGVEMVMPGDNVEMSVELIHPIAMDPGLRFAIREGGRTVGAGVVAKVTA
- the trpE gene encoding anthranilate synthase component I, coding for MTTLAQFEQLKASGYNTIPVYRQRLADTETPLSVFARFKDQTQAYLFESVEGGENWARYSMIGLGESTVFSCNAGILSIQHADGSITQQDCQDPFQYIREFQKQFKVPSAELLPNLPSFTGGLVGYLGYDAVRYIEPRLKNVPAADPITLPDLWLMLSKTVVVFDNLKDTLFLIVHADTTQPNAYEDAQQKLDQLEQLLATPVSLQAKPHTPPHFESITGKEKFLETIEKVKEYIRAGDVMQVVPGQRMVSDFDGEALQVYRALRHLNPSPYLFLVQGQTITDKKPFHIVGSSPEILSRLENGIATVRPLAGTRPRGKTKEEDIALEKDLLSDEKEIAEHLMLIDLGRNDVGRVSKIGKVQVTDQMVIERYSHVMHIVSNVQGEVRDDIDALDVFKATFPAGTLSGAPKIRAMEIIDEVEPVKRGVFGGAVGYLGWHGEMDMSIAIRTCVIRDKKVYVQAGAGLVADSNPESEWNETQIKARAVIKAVELSSNGLIL
- the nusG gene encoding transcription termination/antitermination protein NusG, which gives rise to MKRWYIIHAYSGYEKQVLRSLTERIQRSAVADSFGDVLVPTEEVVEMKDGKKRKSERKFFPGYVLVEMEMNDDTWHIVKECPKVLGFIGGTPEKPAPITQREADAILARVRNTGEAPRPKTMFEPGEELLVIDGPFTDFKGVVEEVQYDKSRLTLTINVFNRPTQVELEFRQVEKTI
- the secE gene encoding preprotein translocase subunit SecE, which produces MSNDKSRDALSDAPIPQRNNSAEVVRSGSPLDIVLWVIAIALLLLATMVNQHLPAYWAPANNVWVRVGAIFACIVVALGLLYATHQGKGFVRLLKDARVELRRVTWPTKQETVTTSWQVLLVVVVASLVLWCFDYGLGWLIKLIIG